The Ictidomys tridecemlineatus isolate mIctTri1 chromosome 6, mIctTri1.hap1, whole genome shotgun sequence genome includes a region encoding these proteins:
- the Ribc2 gene encoding RIB43A-like with coiled-coils protein 2, whose protein sequence is MEVVLPADLRQDASVAKRRHADLCRQKRVFDARSRIIGGDTEAWNSQVHDQKIREATERARHETFATEMRQNDKITCILEDRERRDRKTLSRATNDFQQSFQRPETRREFDLSDPLSLKKALPARQSDNDIRNTISGMQKFMGEDLNFRERKKFQEEQNREWSLQQQREWERARAHQKCAEDLYLQTRLKFDETARHLQMLESNARRAVCAAVKEFNRNQAIESQERKKLEKKQEEEDNLAEISNLLHGDLLSENPQQAASSFGPHRVIPGHWKGMSQEQLEQVHLTQKQQVLEKLRLQEEECQRDMDWDQRRIQKAREDLMYERQMQRHQRDLRRALDSSNRSLARQQCLQKKHMDEVSTNQLTGDYFTQFNTSSR, encoded by the exons ATGGAGGTCGTGCTGCCCGCGGACCTGCGGCAGGACGCCAGCGTGGCCAAGAGGAGACACGCCGACTTGTGCAGGCAGAAGCGGGTCTTCGACGCCAGGAgcaggatcattggg GGAGACACAGAAGCCTGGAACTCCCAGGTTCATGACCAGAAGATAAGAGAAGCAACTGAAAGAGCTAGACATGAAACCTTTG CTACTGAAATGAGGCAAAATGACAAGATCACATGCATATTAGAAGATCGGGAAAGGAGAGATAGGAAAACTCTCAGTAGAGCTACCAATGATTTCCAGCAGAGCTTTCAGAGGCCAGAAACTCGCCGTGAATTTGACCTGTCTGACCCCCTATCCCTTAAGAAAGCTCTTCCAGCCCGGCAGTCAGATAATGACATCCGGAATACCATATCAGGAATGCAAAAGTTCATGGGGGAGGATTTAAACTTCCGGGAGAGGAAGAAATTCCAAGAGGAACAAAACAGAGAATGGTCCTTGCAACAGCAACGGGAATGGGAGAGGGCTCGTGCCCACCAGAAATGTGCAG AGGACCTCTACTTGCAGACGAGGCTCAAGTTTGATGAAACAGCAAGGCACCTGCAGATGCTGGAAAGCAACGCCAGAAGGGCCGTCTGTGCAGCTGTGAAAGAGTTCAACAGGAACCAG GCCATAGAgtcacaagaaaggaaaaaacttgagaaaaagcaggaggaggaagacaaCCTGGCCGAGATCTCCAACCTGCTTCACGGGGACTTGCTGTCTGAGAACCCGCAGCAGGCGGCCAGCTCCTTTGGTCCCCACCGTGTGATCCCAGGCCACTGGAAGGGAATGTCCCAGGAGCAGCTGGAACAGGTCCACCTCACTCAGAAGCAGCAAGTCCTGGAGAAGCTG aggctgcaggaggaggagTGCCAGCGGGACATGGACTGGGACCAGCGGAGGATCCAGAAGGCTCGCGAGGACCTGATGTATGAACGGCAGATGCAGCGACACCAACGAGACCTGCGCAGGGCCCTGGACAGCAGCAACCGCAGCCTGGCCAGGCAACAGTGTCTGCA GAAAAAACACATGGATGAAGTCAGTACCAATCAGCTCACAGGAGATTATTTCACACAATTTAATACCAGCAGTCGATGA